From the Methanobacterium sp. CWC-01 genome, the window AAATGCCGCTTTACAAGAAGAAGCGTGGGATGAAGATAAACAGGATGAAGTGAAGCGGTTTGAAAAAAACGTTCTGCAGTGGATGCGCAAGAAAAGACCGGTGAAAAGATACAAAAAATTTAGTATTAAAAAGTTGGACCTTAAAGAAATAATAGAACTGGCAGATATAAGCAGTTTAAAACTTTTCCAGGGCCCTTCCAATCTGGAATTGGCCCAGATACATTCAGAATGGTGTAATCACTGTGGAAAATGCTGCACCCAATCATCACCTATTTTCATCCACCGGGACGAATTAAAGGCAATCATCACTCTCAATCCATCTCTAAAGGATGAAATTATTCCTAACCATCGTTATCAGGAACATTTCCGGTTCAAAGAAGACCAACCCTGTAAATTCCACGATTGGGAGCAGAAAAGGTGTAGGATCTACGATACTCGCCCCCAGGTTTGCCAGAACTATCCTCTGATGCTAATTGGCTCTGAAGGTAAAGAACACCATATTATTAATTTACGCCAAGACTGTCACTATGCAACTAAGTTAGTCCTGGAAAAATCAATATTCCTGTTTGATGAAGCTGTTAAGAGGAAATCTAAAAAGAATAGGAATTCACAAAATTGAGTATTGAATAGAATTACCATAAGGAAATTAGCATAACGAAAATAATAACACTCGGATTTATAAGAAGTAAATTTGATATCCAATAAACAGTGACTGTGCCGAGATGACCGAGCGGCTAGGTGCGTGGCTGCAGACCATGATACTCGGGTTCAAATCCCGATCTCGGCCTTTAATCCTTTTTTAATATTGCTTAAAAAATCGATCCACCTGATATCATGTTTATCTACAACACCATGAGCCGGAGTAAGGAACAATTTAATCCTATCAAACCTAATCGAGTTAAACTCTTCGTTTGCGGCCCCACCGTATATGATGACAGTCACATAGGCCACGGACGTACTTACATTGCCTTTGATTGTATAGCCCGCTTCCTTCGTTATCAAGGTTACAGTCTTTTCTACCTTCAAAACATAACCGATGTGGACGATAAAGTAATCAAACGTGCCCGGGAAAAAGGAACAGATCCCCTCGTTCTGGCCCGGGAATATGAAAGAAGATATCTGGCCGACATGAAGGCCCTGGGCGTGAAAAACGTCAATCTCTATGCTCGTGCCACTGAACACGTCCCGGAGATAATAGTTCAAATAAAAATTCTTCTAGAGAAAGGTTTCGCCTATGAAACTGAAACTGGAGTCTATTTTGAAGAATCAAAGTTCCCTGATTTTGGTAAGCTATCCCGCCGCAAGTTGGAAGACTTGACTGTGCACCGGGTGGACCCGGATCCCAGTAAAAGAAGTCCTGGAGATTTTGCTCTATGGAAAAAAATAGATAAGCAACCTTCCTGGGATTCTCCCTGGGGGAGGGGAAGGCCGGGGTGGCACATTGAGGACACGGCCATCACCGAGGAATATTTCGGATCCCAGTACGACATTCACGGCGGAGGATTGGATCTCATATTTCCCCATCATGAAGCAGAAATAGCCCAGATGGAATCAGCATCGGGATTGAAGCCCATGGTACGCTGCTGGATGCACACCGGGTTCTTAAATGTCAAGGGAGAGAAGATGTCCAAATCACTGGGCAACTTCATCACCATCCGGGAGTTACTCCAAAGGTGGGATGGTGATGTTTTCCGTTTCCTGGTGTTATCCACTCACTACCGCAGCCCCATTGACTTTGGTGAGGAGGCACTGATCCAGGCCCATAATAGTCTGGAAAGAGTCAGGAAAACTCTCAAAAAATTGGATGAACTCCTTAAAAGCAATTTAGATGATGAGGGATCCAGCAACGTGAAAAATATTGAAATTTGGGATGAAGCCCATAAGAAATTCATAGAAGCCATGGAGGATGACTTCAACACTCCCCAGGCCCTATCGGTATTATTCGAGATCGTCCGAAACATAAACCGCCAGATGCAGAATGAAATCTTTACAAAATCGTCTATTACTAGAATTAAGATCCTTTTTGAAGAGTGGGGAGAGATTCTGGGTATAAAT encodes:
- a CDS encoding YkgJ family cysteine cluster protein, whose protein sequence is MSQFRLRDYLIDRELFESIRNAALQEEAWDEDKQDEVKRFEKNVLQWMRKKRPVKRYKKFSIKKLDLKEIIELADISSLKLFQGPSNLELAQIHSEWCNHCGKCCTQSSPIFIHRDELKAIITLNPSLKDEIIPNHRYQEHFRFKEDQPCKFHDWEQKRCRIYDTRPQVCQNYPLMLIGSEGKEHHIINLRQDCHYATKLVLEKSIFLFDEAVKRKSKKNRNSQN
- the cysS gene encoding cysteine--tRNA ligase, with protein sequence MFIYNTMSRSKEQFNPIKPNRVKLFVCGPTVYDDSHIGHGRTYIAFDCIARFLRYQGYSLFYLQNITDVDDKVIKRAREKGTDPLVLAREYERRYLADMKALGVKNVNLYARATEHVPEIIVQIKILLEKGFAYETETGVYFEESKFPDFGKLSRRKLEDLTVHRVDPDPSKRSPGDFALWKKIDKQPSWDSPWGRGRPGWHIEDTAITEEYFGSQYDIHGGGLDLIFPHHEAEIAQMESASGLKPMVRCWMHTGFLNVKGEKMSKSLGNFITIRELLQRWDGDVFRFLVLSTHYRSPIDFGEEALIQAHNSLERVRKTLKKLDELLKSNLDDEGSSNVKNIEIWDEAHKKFIEAMEDDFNTPQALSVLFEIVRNINRQMQNEIFTKSSITRIKILFEEWGEILGINFLPGEKQERTDDVLNILLDVRNQLREKKEWELSDKIRSQLKDLGFGLEDN